GCCATGGGCGGCGCCCAAACCGCGGCGCCATCATACCTCAGCCCCTGGTGGAACCCCGCCCTGCTCTCGACCACCGGTGAACGGAAAGTATCGCTGGGTACCGGCTACCGTTCTCTCGGACGGCTTGAAGGATGTTCTTCGCTGGAGCTGCGAATCCGCCGCCTGGGACTCGGGATTATGCTCCTGTACCGGGGGGATCCGTATATCTCCGGTCTGGTCGATCAGGATGAGTATGAAATCGATCCGGTCTCCTACACCACGGTCACTTCGAAGATGGGTTTCAGCTATCTGCTCACCCGCCGTTTGTCGGTGGGCGCGGCGCTGGGGATCTTCTACCAGAGCCTTCCGGCCTACGATAACTATCCGCTGGATAAAACCAACGAGTGGTCGTTTGTGATCGGCGGTATCGATCTTGCCGCCCACTATAAGCTCCACGACAATCTCTCTTTGGGCCTGGTCCTGAAAAATCTGAATGTCACCGAAGACTGGCAGTTTGAAACCGGCACCCTGAGTTCTACCAATACCCGGAGTGTTCCCCCGACAGTTAATATCGGAAGTCAATACACCACAAATGTTTTAGGCAAGCCCTTTATCTGGAACTGCGATGTAGTTGCGTACCTTATCGACGGGAACATATCCAGTCTCGACCATAAGACCGCGGTGCTCAGCAACGGCGTCGAGTGGCGGATGTGGGAATCCTTATATTTACGTGCAGGAATAGGCGACCTGGCCTTTGACAGCGATATCTTCGATGACCGGGACACCTACGAGCAGGGTTTTTCGCTGCGCGCCACCGCCGGATTTTCCGCCGATCTTTCAGGAGTCAGGGAAGGTCTCCGGCTTAACTATGGTTTATCAAACAGTAAGATACTGTCCGGTGCAAATCAGCAGGTGGACATTACCTATTCTTTTTAGAACATTATGAAAAAAAACAAATTGCCCCAAGCGTTGTTCTTATCGATCGTTATTGCCGCAGCAGTGGCATCCTTTGTTTATGCCGATACCGACAGTGACGCCGCCGATATCGGCTTTCACTTTCTGGAGGAGCCGATCAACCCCCGTCTCATCGCCATGGGCTCGGCCGGCGCGGCCATGCCGGCCAAGGGATTTTCCTTTTATAATCCGGCGATCATCTCGCTTATCGAACGGAATTATCTGGCGGTCGAATACGGGCAACAGAACAGAGCAGATTTGCGTCGTGGAACATTCGAGACCGCCTGGAACCTGGACAAATGGTTTTTCGGGGCGAATTTCAACTCCTTTTCGGTCCAGGATATCATCCCGGCCGATGAACGGGGTATTTCCACAGGCCCCCGCTTTTCATGGCAGCAAACCCATCTTCACCTGGCGGCTGGCTTTACAAAGGATCAATTCGCCGCGGCGTTCCTTGTCACCGGCGCACAGGACAAGCTGGCCGGCTACACCGCCTACGGTCTGGGCCTGGGCCTGGGAATCACCTACAGTATCATACCCGGAAAACTCGTGGCTGGCGGCGCAGGATTTAATCTCACCGAAGCCTCCGATGATATCCGGACGTCTACCGGCATGCTCGAAGAAACAAAAACTTTCGGTCACGGCGCCGACCTTCCGCTTACCGGACGGGCCGGCGTGACCTGGACCGATACAATCAAAAAAGTCGCCTATTCGGCGACCTGCGATATTACCTATCGTGAAGTTAACGACATGATCATGGTCCCTCTGGGTATCGAGGTCCGGCCAATCGAACCGCTGGCGGTTCGCATGGGTAAAAGATTCGGTCACGATACCGAACTGATCAATTTCGGCATGGGACTCAATGTTTCCCCTCTCCGGTTCGACCTGGCATTTGTAATCCCGAAACTTGTTTCCGATGTCGAATTGAAATGGCTCTTTGGCTTGACTTACGGCCTTGTCCCACAGAAGAAAGAACCGGCCGGCCGGAAAGCATCGCAACCGGCCCACAGGAAGATATCTCGTCCCGTAAAGAAAAAGGCAAAAAAACTGACCCCCAAAGCCGATGTCATTCACATCGAAGAAGCACCGGTGCCTTCAGAAACAAAATCCGATCCCACAATGACAACCGAAGTACGCGGCAGCCTTCCGGGACCGGAAACATCGGCAGAACCCCCGGCCGATACCGCTGCAAAAAATACCGAAAAGACATTGGTACCGGAAGAAGAAACCGGATCGCCCGAAGAAATGGATACACTCCAGACTCGTTCAAACAAGCCCGGTAATGAAGGTGGAAATTTGGATACTCTTATTGAAGAAATTGAGGACAGTGACGAACTTATCATAGAGGAGACACCCGAAATTGCAGAAGATGCAGAAGACCGGGAACCTCAATTGGAAAAGCAGTCACCCGACCTTTCCTCCGAAGAAACCGACAGTTCTATTTCGGATTAAAGGAACAAGGTAGACGCTCCATTTCAGGAGCCACATCAGGATAACTGCCTAAAACCTTGTTATCTTTAATGTTCTGAAAAAAAATGCTTATAAAAATAATAGCTTTTTTTCTTTTATAATGATATAGTATATTCTAATAATGTGTCAGTGACATGTCTTTTATTCGTTTAAAACATTTTCAAAATAAATTTAACAGGGTTGGCCCATGAATTTTTCACGTTTTTTTTCAAATAATCTGGGAATTGATTTAGGGACCGCAAACACGCTCATTTATGTCAGTAATCGGGGCCTTCTTATCGATGAGCCCTCTGTTGTAGCACTTGACAAGGAGTCCAAGAAGGTCGAAAAGATCGGTCTTGAGGCAAAACGCATGCTGGGAAGAACTCCCGGTGAGATTGAAGCAATCCGGCCTATGAAAGATGGGGTTATTGCCGATTTTGACCTTGTTGAACAGATGTTGAAGTATTTTATCAAGAAAGTCCAGCGATCACCTTTATTCATGCGCCCCCGTGCGGTCATTGGAGTTCCCTCCGGCATTACCGAAGTTGAAAAACGCGCGGTAAAGGATTCTGCTGAGAGCGCAGGTGTTCGTGAAGTTTATCTGGTTGCCGAACCCATGGCCTCAGCGATCGGCATGGATATCCCGGTTGAAGAGCCTTCGGGAAACATGGTGGTCGACATCGGAGGCGGCACAGCCGAAATCGCAGTGCTCGCCCTTTCCGGAATGGTTTGCGACATGTCGGTCCGTATCGGCGGTGATGAAATGGATGAAGCAATTGTTTCGTACCTGAAGAAGACCTATAACCTTCTGGTTGGTGAGAGCACTGCCGAACAAATCAAGATAGAGATCGGCTCAGCCTTTCCCCTGGAAGACGAGCTTGAGATGGAGGTAAAGGGCCGCGATCTGGTTGCGGGTATTCCCAAAACGCTGCGGATCACCTCCACTGAAATCAGGGATGCCCTGAATGAGCCGGTATCCACAATTGTCGAGGCGGTCAAACAGGCGCTGGAACAGACTCCGCCGGAACTGTCTGCCGATATTCTCGATAAGGGCATTGTCATGACCGGTGGCGGCTCGCAGCTGCGGGGTCTCGATGAACGCCTGCGCCAGGAAACGAACCTTCCGGTAAATGTAATCGACGAACCTTTGACCTGTGTCGCGCGCGGGGCGCTGAAAATAATTGAAAACCTCGAAAAGTACCGGGCGGTCCTTTTCAACTCCCGGCGCTCGAGATAGTATTAATTTTTAACCCTATTCGCCTAAGCAAAGCGTTCTTTCATGCTCTGGATTTTTCAGTTTATTGTTCGCCATCATACCTTCTCTTCTCTTATCGTCACGGTCCTTCTCAGCTTATGGATGCTTTCGATGCCGCCGCAACAACAGAAACAGATGTCCAGAATATTGACTCTCTCGATTTTTTATCCCTTTCAGTACACAATAAGTTTGTCCGGAAGAGTTAAAAATATCTTTGCCGAAAACAAAAGGCTTCGTCAAAAGGTAGCAACCCTGACGACACGAAATGCCGCTCTGGAGCAATATGCCGAAGAAAATGAGCGATTAAAAGACCTGCTCTCCATTACCATGGAGTCCCCCTATTCGCTTCAGGCAGCCCATGTGGTTGTCAGAGAGCCCTCACACCAGATGAGAAGTCTTATTATCAATGCCGGTCATAACAAGGGCGTTCTCAGATATATGCCGGTGATAACTCAAAATGGTATTGTCGGCAAGATAATTCAGGTCCTTCCCCACCTCAGCCAGGTTCAGCTTATCAAAGATCCGTCGTGTAAAACCTCAGTAATGATCAAAAGAAGCAGGGCTGTGGGAATTCTGGAAACCGATGAAGGCGATAAATTCTACGTCCGTTTAAGAAATCATGAGGATGTTACCGAAAACGATACGATTATTACCTCCGGGTTGGGCGGGATATTCCCCCAGGGCCTGCATACCGGAAGTGTGGCGCGGGTTACCGAAGATGCTAATCCCCTGTTCAAACGGGTATACATAAAACCATTTGTAAATTTTGACCGTATCGAGGAAGTGTTTGTCATTCTGCTCCCTCCCCAATGGTCAGCATTCCAGAGTGAAAAAGACTCATTGATTGCCGAGGAATAATGTCGACTATTCTGAAATGGATTGCAGTTTTCATTCTTTGCATAATTCTTCAAAGCACACTCATGCATTCCATCTCGATTAGGGGAGTCATCCCGGATATTACCTTTATTGCACTCTTTCTCCTGGCGATCAATCACGGTCCTCTGGCCGGACTCTATGCCGGATTCCTTCTGGGCGTTTCACAGGACCTCTATTCTCCTTCAATTTTGGGCCAGAATGCCCTTGCAAAGACAATTATCGGCAGCCTTATGGGTCTTTTTAATGAAAAAATGATGCGTACCGAACCTTTGCTCAGAATGGTTATCCTTTTTATCGCGTTTTTTGTTCATGACAGCATCTTTTCGATTGCCTCGATCATCAAGAATTCAGCTCCCCTATCGATGTTGTTTAATGAGTTAATATCAGAAACGCTGCCACGTAGTATTTATTCGATGCTCCTGCTCTCGTTGGTGTATGTATGGAGCTATTTTCTTAAACCTTATTTTGTAAAATGAGCGACGGAAATGCCTCGAGGTTCACGAGCTCAGGACGAGCAACAGGAACGAATTTATAAAAGCCTGATATTATCGGTTGCCCTCGCCGCATTTTTTTGTATTCTGATGATTCGCCTGTTTTATATCCAGGTGATTCAGGCGGAAACAAACATCAAACTGTCAAAAGAAAACCGGATGCAGCTCAGGGTTCTTCAGGCCCCCCGCGGACAGATATTCGATCGTAACGGCGTTGCGCTGGCCCGTAACCGTCCCTCCTATTCCCTCTGCATTCTTCCCTACCAGATCAAAGACCGTGATGCAGTTACCAAAAAATTGCTTAAAATTACCAGTCAGGAAGACGAAACGATTTTTGCCGACAGCGCAGAACTGAATGCCCGTTTGCGGAAAGCACGATATCGCCGTTTTGATGCTACCCGTATTAAAGAAGACATATCCATGGAAGTGATCAGCATCATTGAGGAACACTCCATGGAACTTCCCGGCGTCATTACCGAAATCGAGTCCCGCCGGGAATATCCTCTTGGCCCTGCAGCATTTCATGTATTAGGGTATATGGGTGAGATTCCCGAAAAAAAATTCGAGTCATTAAAAGAGCAGGGATATCATTACGGCGATGTTATTGGCAAGGCAGGGCTGGAATATGAGTACGAGGATATTTTCAGAGGAGAAACCGGACAGGAGTATGTTGAAGTCAACGCTTACGGCAAGCGGCTGGGAGCGATCGAAAACATGCCTCGGAATGAGCCTGAATCCGGCCTGGATGCCTACATAACTCTCGATGCCGATTTGCAGATGCTTGCACAGGAGCAGTTCCCCGATTCTCTTCGGGGCGCCGTGGCAATGATCAATCCTCAAAACGGTGAGGTGCTCTGCATGTTCAGTAATCCATCGGCGGACCCCAATATCTTTTCCATGGCAACAAACCTCAGGAGCAAACAGTGGACCACGATTGCAACCGATTCTGATCTTCCGCTCAACAACCGGGCAATCGGCGGCACCTACACACCCGGCTCGACCTTCAAGCTGGTAAGCGCTACAGCCGGTCTGGCTAGTGGAGAAATCACCGAAAGATCACGGATGTCCCGTCCATGCACCGGCGCGTACCGGATCGGAAACAGGGTAGCCCGCTGCTGGTACGCAAAAGGTCATGGAGCACTTCGCCTTCCCGATGCAGTCAGAGTGTCGTGCAATGTCTTCTTTTATCAGCTCGGTTTGAAGATCGGCGATGATGTCATCAGCAAATATGCTCATCTTTTAGGCCTGGGCCAACCCACCGGCATCGATCTTCCGGGAGAACGCCCAGGATGGATCTGCAGTGAGGAATCCTACAACAAACGACATAAACGCCGCGGATGGACCTGGACCCGGGGGATTGTGCTCGATGTCGCAATCGGGCAGCAGCATATTGTCACCCCCCTGCAACTGGCATGCATGATCGGCGCACTCGGTAACGGCACGTATCTCTATGAACCGTTCCTGGTAAAGGAATTACGGACTTCCAGCGGCATTGTCGTCAAGCAGACAGCACCAAAGATAAAAAGTAAAATTGAACTGGATTCCGCAACCGTGACAACGATGCGGAAAACAATGGAGAGTGTTGTCAATCCGGGCGGAACAGGATGGCGATCGGCCGTTCCCGGGATCCCGGTGGGAGGAAAAACCGGTAGTGCAGAGTGGAAAAAAGGAGAAAAAACCCATGCGCTTTTCGTTGCCTGTGCTCCTGTCGTCAACCCGGTGGTGGCAATCGCTGTGGTTGTCGAAAATGCAGGTCACGGCGGTTCGGTCGCCGCTCCGATTGCCGGAGAACTCCTTCGATACTATTTTGAAAACAAAGATGAAGGCATACAACTGGTTGAACAGTATGCCGCAATGGAATAACTGAGGAACAGCAGAGCAATGCCCGATCTGGAAAAACGAACAGGTTTTGATTTTTCATTTTTCTTTACTGCAACAGGGTTATGGATCCTGGGTATCCTCCTGATTTACAGCGCGACTCATATCCATGAATCGGGCCCTCTTGCCGGCGTTGCCCGGAACCAGATTGTCTGGGTTACCATCGCAGTAGTTATCGTTTTAGGCGTAGTGTCGATTCCGACGGTGTTTTACTACACCTTTTCCTATGTTTTCTATGCACTGTCACTCCTGCTTCTTTTGTATGTGATATTTATGGGTACCGCCTCAAAGGGCGCTGAGCGGTGGATCGCTTTGGGTTCAATCAGAATCCAGCCGTCGGAATTTGCAAAAATCGGCCTTCTGCTGGCCCTCGCCCGCTATCTCTCGACAAAAACCATAAGCCTCGAAAAGATATCATCCTTTATCGTCCCTCTTCTGCTTATTGCCGTTCCCTTTGTTCTGGTCATGAAACAGCCCGACCTTGGAACCGCACTCGTTTTTTGTGCCATGTCACTTCCCCTGTTTTTCTGGTCCGGCTTGTCGCTTGTCGAGATATTTTTCCTTGTCTCCCCCGGTATATCACTGGCCCTTTCGGCCATACCACTGATAATGGCATTCGGCTCCGAACAGGCCGTAGGAATAGCCGGTTCTGTTCCCTGGGGAATATTTTTTCTTATCCTCTGCGGAATACTCTATGTTACCCGTCCGAATATGATAATTCTTGTCAGCGTTATTATCCTCAACCTCTTTACTTCGGGCATAACGACCCTGGTCTGGAATACGTTCTTAAAGGATTATCAGAAAATGCGGATAATCAGTTTTATCGATCCCCAGCAGGACCCCTCGGGCGCAGGATACCAGGTAATCCAGTCCAAGGTTGCTATCGGCTCGGGACACCTTTTCGGCAAAGGATATCTCAAAGGCACGCAAACTCGCCTCTCCTTTCTTCCCGAGCAGCATACCGATTTTATTTTTTCGGTTTTAGGAGAGCAGTTCGGGCTTGTAGGATGTTTCTTTGTGCTGTTTTTGTTTCTATTTCTTATCGTCAGGGGTTATCTTACTACCCAGACCATAAAAAACCGATATACCAACCTTCTGGTTGTAGGATCGGTATCGATTATCGGTTTTCATATATTCGTTAATATTGCCATGACACTGGGCATGATGCCTGTCACGGGCCTGCCGCTTCCCTTTTTAAGTTACGGCGGTTCGTTCACCTTTACCCTTGCGATCCTCGTAGGATTTATTTTAAATGCACGCGTGAACAGACAGGATTTTTAAACTCGAAACTCGAAATTCGAATTATAAGAAAGGTTAGATACAATGCACCCCACGCTTATCAATATTTTTGGATTTCCGATTCATTCCTACGGCTTCATGCTGGCACTCTCCTTTCTCTTCGGAATCTGGCTCTCATCCCACAGGGCCAAAAACAGAAGCCTCGATCCGACCGTAGTGTCCGATGTTGGTTTTTATGTGATTCTCGCCGCCATTATCGGTGCGCGACTCTATTATGTATTGCTTCATTTTGAAGAATTCCAAGGCAATATCATAAATATATTCAACCCGGTACAAAACGGGCTTGCAAACCTTGGCATCGGGGGCCTGGTCATGTATGGCGGCTACATCGGCGCCATTGTTGCAGGAGTGCTCTATTTCAACATTAAAAAACAGCCGTTTCTCCCCTATGCCGATGCAATCGCACCCAGTGTGGGGTTTGGCATATTTTTAACCCGGATCGGCTGTTTCCTCAATGGTTGCTGCTACGGCTCTCATACTCATGCCCCGATCGGCGTCGAATTTCCTCCCGGTTCTCCGGCCGGCGCCTATCAGGAGGAAATCGGCCGGAAACTTGCCCTCGAATTGGGCCATGCAGTGGAACATGTCCCCCTCTGGCCGTCTCAACTCTTTCTGTCCGCCGGCGGATTGATCATAGGAATTACCATCCTTTTAGCAGGAAGAAAAAAGCTTTTCACCGGCTTTGAGTTCTACCTCACCGGACTCCTCTATTCTATTCTGCGATTCGCCGTCGATTTTACCCGGTTCTATGCACCCGACGAAAAGCTTGGCGGTCTCAGTCATAACCAGATTGTCTGTATCGTACTGTTCCTGATTTTTACCGGGCTTATCCTTAAAAATGTCCTTTTCAACGATATTACACCCGCTCCGGTGCCGGTTGAAAAGGAACCGTCGGAAACGCCGACCGAACAGCCCAACCAGGGCTCTCCCGGAAGGGAAACAAACCAGGAACAAAATCGGGGAAACAATGAAGCAATGGAGTAATCCCGATATGCTCAAGGCAGATCCAAAGGTGGAGTAATGGATACGAAACATACAACCGCGCCTGCTCCACCTTTATCCGTCAAAGACACTACCCACTCCTCCAACACTCCGGCACTCGCCTACTCCATTCTTCGAAAAGCATTTACTAATGCAATGCACTTCATTTTCCCTCCTCTGTGCATTATCTGCACCGGACCTCGTGCAGAAAAAAACCGCTGGTTCTGTATCAACTGTTTGGAAAAGCTGAAAAAAAACAATGCCGGTCGCGACGCCTGTCCCCGGTGTTCTCAAAACAGAGCAATTCGCCCATGCACCTGCGAGATGGTATGGGACCATCCCTTCGAAAGAATATATTCCCTCTTTGATTTCGATGAAACCATACAGTCCATCGTCCATAACATTAAATACAGAGGGAAAAGCCGACTCGCCTTTGATACAGCCCTCCTTCATGCCGCCAAAATCCCTGTTGAATTTGTTGAAACCACCGATGTAATTATCCCGGTGCCGCTCCACTTTTTCCGGAAAATGAGCCGGGGCTATAATCAGGCGGAATTCTTAGCCCGAGGATTTGCTCACGGATGCAGCAGACAGATGCCGATCTATACCGATATTCTGATCCGGAAACGACAAACCAAATCCCAGACTACCCTCGATAAAGAGGAACGCCAATCCAACCTCAAAAAAGCCTTCACAATCCCATCCTCAAAAGCCTCTTCCCTGAAAAACAAACGAATCCTCTTAATCGACGACGTCGTCACCACCGGCGCGACAACCGGTTATTGCGCCACGGCACTGCTCGAAGCCGGAGCACGGTCGGTGAACGTGGTAAGCTTGGCAAGAGACTAAGAGTCCCTAACAAAATGAAGTCCTACTCCGGCCGGCTGCTAAAACCCATTGGCTTCGTTTGGCTGCATCGCCATATCTCAGCGGATATGTCTGCTTCGCCTGCCTCGCCACTGGGTCTTCTCGCTCAGCCATCGTTACGTACCTCATTTTGTTAGGGACTCTAAATGAAGGGTATCGGTTCAATCCAAAGAGAAAAAGAGACGGCATTTCATAGCTGAAGCCGGAACCATAAAAACCAGCAAATCCCCCTCCACCATTGCAAACTTTTTTCCGGAATGTTATTTTATAATGCCTGAAAATAACGGAGGACTAGCATAATTGGTAATGCAGCGGTCTTGAAAACCGCCGTCCTTTGGACTTGGGGGTTCGAGTCCCTCGTCCTCCGCCATGATAATAAGAGCCCTTTTGTAAGTCATTGCAAAAGGGCCTTTTTTATGTGCCGATTTTTTACTTGCAATTATCCATGAATGAATTGTCCGGTGAGCCATTCAAAGGGAGCTAAAAACCATGATCCTGTTTGCCCACAAGCCCGATGCAGTCCTCCATAAAATGTTGTGCGACATTTTCGCCAACGCAGTTATCGACCTCCGGGTATCGGCGCATTATAACGACGAGGTTGTACCTTATATATCCGATGAATGCCTGCAGATGTTCATGGGCCCCCGCACACTGCTTGGGGTAGTGGAAAAACTCAAGGCAGCCTATGTCGCCGAGGAAATATATGAAGTCTCTCCCTATTATTTTTTCTTGATCGACGATCTGCTGCAAATGTGTATTGAATTGTACAACGACGGGACCAGTTTTTTTGAAGAAGACATCCTGGTTCACCCTTCGGGCCGAAAAATCGATCATATCGATATTTCCTTGCTGCAGAGCCACCTGTTCTTTGATCTGGATTTCAATCTCCCCCCCGACACTGCATTTCAGATAAAGGCGTGTTCCAATGGCGACAACTTCATAGGCGCACTTCCCGAAGCCCTCCGGGCTGCCTGCAGGATTCCACCGGACAATGCCGACCTCTGGATCAGACCCTGTGAAGAAGTTCACGAAGAATACGAGCATGAAGAGCTGGACTGGTTCGGTGAATGGGTGCTGGAGGATTGAGCCTCTTCCCGGCATGATAAATTCGACAGGAAGAAGATACTTTTCCCGGTTAACAGTGCAAAAGGTTGCCTGTCCCCTGGTTCATGGGTGCGAGATGCTCACTTGTCGGAATTTCTGCTGCACGCTTTTCTGTACTCATAATCGTATAATTCACTGTCCCTCACAACACAGCCGGTATGGCCGCCGTATCGCATAATCTGTGTGCATTTCGAACAGGTAATACAGCATTTGGAGGGCTCTAATTTTCCATTGACCATAATATCGCGAGGCGCATCGGGGTAGGCAAACGCCATTCGCCCCAGACCGAGCAGTGACGCTCCCCGGGTGTTGATCACACCTGCGGCGATTTGGGGGATAAACTGACGAAGCCAGGAGTATCCCGACGCAACGACCGGAATACGGGGGACCG
This is a stretch of genomic DNA from Chitinivibrionales bacterium. It encodes these proteins:
- the rodA gene encoding rod shape-determining protein RodA codes for the protein MPDLEKRTGFDFSFFFTATGLWILGILLIYSATHIHESGPLAGVARNQIVWVTIAVVIVLGVVSIPTVFYYTFSYVFYALSLLLLLYVIFMGTASKGAERWIALGSIRIQPSEFAKIGLLLALARYLSTKTISLEKISSFIVPLLLIAVPFVLVMKQPDLGTALVFCAMSLPLFFWSGLSLVEIFFLVSPGISLALSAIPLIMAFGSEQAVGIAGSVPWGIFFLILCGILYVTRPNMIILVSVIILNLFTSGITTLVWNTFLKDYQKMRIISFIDPQQDPSGAGYQVIQSKVAIGSGHLFGKGYLKGTQTRLSFLPEQHTDFIFSVLGEQFGLVGCFFVLFLFLFLIVRGYLTTQTIKNRYTNLLVVGSVSIIGFHIFVNIAMTLGMMPVTGLPLPFLSYGGSFTFTLAILVGFILNARVNRQDF
- the mreD gene encoding rod shape-determining protein MreD, which codes for MSTILKWIAVFILCIILQSTLMHSISIRGVIPDITFIALFLLAINHGPLAGLYAGFLLGVSQDLYSPSILGQNALAKTIIGSLMGLFNEKMMRTEPLLRMVILFIAFFVHDSIFSIASIIKNSAPLSMLFNELISETLPRSIYSMLLLSLVYVWSYFLKPYFVK
- the mreC gene encoding rod shape-determining protein MreC, yielding MLWIFQFIVRHHTFSSLIVTVLLSLWMLSMPPQQQKQMSRILTLSIFYPFQYTISLSGRVKNIFAENKRLRQKVATLTTRNAALEQYAEENERLKDLLSITMESPYSLQAAHVVVREPSHQMRSLIINAGHNKGVLRYMPVITQNGIVGKIIQVLPHLSQVQLIKDPSCKTSVMIKRSRAVGILETDEGDKFYVRLRNHEDVTENDTIITSGLGGIFPQGLHTGSVARVTEDANPLFKRVYIKPFVNFDRIEEVFVILLPPQWSAFQSEKDSLIAEE
- a CDS encoding MreB/Mrl family cell shape determining protein, which gives rise to MNFSRFFSNNLGIDLGTANTLIYVSNRGLLIDEPSVVALDKESKKVEKIGLEAKRMLGRTPGEIEAIRPMKDGVIADFDLVEQMLKYFIKKVQRSPLFMRPRAVIGVPSGITEVEKRAVKDSAESAGVREVYLVAEPMASAIGMDIPVEEPSGNMVVDIGGGTAEIAVLALSGMVCDMSVRIGGDEMDEAIVSYLKKTYNLLVGESTAEQIKIEIGSAFPLEDELEMEVKGRDLVAGIPKTLRITSTEIRDALNEPVSTIVEAVKQALEQTPPELSADILDKGIVMTGGGSQLRGLDERLRQETNLPVNVIDEPLTCVARGALKIIENLEKYRAVLFNSRRSR
- the mrdA gene encoding penicillin-binding protein 2, producing MPRGSRAQDEQQERIYKSLILSVALAAFFCILMIRLFYIQVIQAETNIKLSKENRMQLRVLQAPRGQIFDRNGVALARNRPSYSLCILPYQIKDRDAVTKKLLKITSQEDETIFADSAELNARLRKARYRRFDATRIKEDISMEVISIIEEHSMELPGVITEIESRREYPLGPAAFHVLGYMGEIPEKKFESLKEQGYHYGDVIGKAGLEYEYEDIFRGETGQEYVEVNAYGKRLGAIENMPRNEPESGLDAYITLDADLQMLAQEQFPDSLRGAVAMINPQNGEVLCMFSNPSADPNIFSMATNLRSKQWTTIATDSDLPLNNRAIGGTYTPGSTFKLVSATAGLASGEITERSRMSRPCTGAYRIGNRVARCWYAKGHGALRLPDAVRVSCNVFFYQLGLKIGDDVISKYAHLLGLGQPTGIDLPGERPGWICSEESYNKRHKRRGWTWTRGIVLDVAIGQQHIVTPLQLACMIGALGNGTYLYEPFLVKELRTSSGIVVKQTAPKIKSKIELDSATVTTMRKTMESVVNPGGTGWRSAVPGIPVGGKTGSAEWKKGEKTHALFVACAPVVNPVVAIAVVVENAGHGGSVAAPIAGELLRYYFENKDEGIQLVEQYAAME